In the Mycolicibacter sp. MU0102 genome, one interval contains:
- a CDS encoding excalibur calcium-binding domain-containing protein produces MIRATLLILAAAAGILSTPMTPVATAEVVPYRNCTEARQNGDCDIPATSDKYQSKLDRDNDGLGCEC; encoded by the coding sequence ATGATTCGCGCAACGTTGCTCATCCTCGCTGCCGCAGCGGGCATCCTGTCAACGCCCATGACGCCGGTGGCCACCGCCGAGGTCGTTCCGTACCGAAACTGCACCGAAGCTCGGCAAAACGGGGACTGCGACATTCCTGCTACGTCTGACAAGTACCAGTCGAAGCTGGACCGCGACAACGACGGGCTCGGCTGCGAATGCTGA
- a CDS encoding tyrosine-type recombinase/integrase, with translation MASTTKYTTKSGAVRWRVQYRTPDNQLTGARGFKTKRDAEDFAATTHVSKMRGEYVDPAAAKVTVGDLGPDWLARRTHLKPSSRRVEEVAWRVHVEPKWGGVKLADLRHSGIQAWVAAMGRDITDADGKVIKRAAGPVTVIRAFNVLAGIVDDAVRDRRLLTNPARGVKLPRKVKGEHEYLTDDQVMALAVESGPDKGVIVLVLAYCGLRWGELAGLHVADVDTLRRRLHVRRNAVNVGGVIEVGTPKTHERRSIPFPRFLAEPLASACRGKGRDGIVFPAAGGGYAKSPGARTWFEGAVTRCIAAADKARAAELKAHPDRDPITPVFPRITPHDLRHTAASLAVSAGANVKAVQKMLGHKSAAMTLDTYADLFDRDAEAVADAHDQRLAGVTFPTDVVNL, from the coding sequence GTGGCCAGCACGACCAAGTACACGACCAAATCGGGTGCGGTGCGGTGGCGGGTTCAGTACCGCACGCCCGACAACCAACTGACCGGTGCACGGGGCTTCAAAACCAAGCGCGACGCTGAGGACTTCGCCGCGACGACCCACGTCAGCAAAATGCGGGGTGAGTACGTCGACCCCGCCGCTGCCAAGGTGACCGTCGGCGACCTCGGTCCCGACTGGCTGGCCCGCCGGACTCATCTCAAGCCGTCGAGCCGCCGCGTCGAGGAGGTCGCGTGGCGGGTGCACGTCGAGCCCAAGTGGGGCGGCGTCAAGCTGGCCGATCTGCGACACAGCGGCATACAGGCGTGGGTCGCCGCGATGGGCCGCGACATCACCGACGCTGACGGCAAGGTGATCAAGCGGGCGGCGGGGCCTGTGACCGTGATCCGTGCGTTCAACGTCCTGGCGGGCATCGTCGACGACGCGGTGCGGGATCGCCGCCTGCTGACCAATCCGGCCCGCGGGGTGAAGCTGCCGCGCAAGGTGAAGGGCGAGCATGAGTACCTGACCGATGATCAGGTCATGGCGCTGGCGGTCGAGTCGGGCCCGGATAAGGGCGTCATCGTTTTGGTGCTGGCCTATTGCGGCCTGCGGTGGGGCGAACTTGCCGGGCTGCACGTCGCCGACGTCGACACTCTGCGCCGGCGATTGCACGTCCGGCGCAACGCGGTGAACGTCGGTGGTGTGATCGAGGTTGGCACACCCAAGACGCACGAACGCCGGTCGATCCCATTCCCTCGTTTCCTCGCCGAGCCGTTGGCGAGTGCCTGCCGAGGTAAGGGCCGCGACGGGATTGTGTTCCCGGCGGCCGGGGGCGGCTACGCGAAGTCGCCAGGGGCGAGGACATGGTTCGAAGGGGCAGTGACCCGGTGCATCGCCGCCGCCGACAAGGCGCGAGCCGCCGAACTCAAGGCGCACCCGGACCGCGATCCCATCACGCCGGTGTTCCCGCGGATCACGCCGCACGACCTCCGGCACACCGCAGCCTCGCTGGCGGTGTCAGCCGGCGCGAACGTCAAGGCGGTGCAAAAGATGCTCGGGCACAAGTCCGCAGCAATGACGCTGGACACCTACGCGGACCTGTTCGACAGGGACGCCGAGGCCGTCGCCGATGCCCACGATCAACGTCTGGCCGGGGTCACGTTTCCAACGGATGTAGTCAATTTGTAG
- a CDS encoding helix-turn-helix transcriptional regulator codes for MTSPTTLDPLMTPQQVADYRGTTVAVLGQERHKGIGPKFIRDGRRIRYRASDIKSWLDENTETPRTR; via the coding sequence ATGACATCTCCCACCACCCTTGATCCGCTGATGACGCCGCAACAGGTGGCCGACTATCGCGGTACCACCGTTGCCGTGCTCGGCCAGGAACGACACAAGGGCATCGGCCCGAAGTTCATCCGCGACGGCCGACGCATTCGATACCGCGCCAGCGACATCAAGTCGTGGCTCGACGAGAACACCGAGACGCCGCGCACCCGCTAA
- a CDS encoding tyrosine-type recombinase/integrase, giving the protein MTTSTATNRARMVRQRSRRLGLRMVQRGTAITLYGAEGEITAKGDLATIEAYLAAHAQHRASGPAPARTPVAWQEAITAYCTHLAAAGQSIRTVAARRKALARLGRELGCAPADVTAETLVGWFGRQTWKPETRRFYRAAAHGFLAWGHQTGRVAVDLGDAVPAVRIPPSVPKPVPDGAWRTALAAVGPRERLMLRLAAEVGLRRLEVAQVRVSDLEDTHIGPALRVLGKGGRTRVVPISDDLATAIRRGAGGHTPELAAFGAGDGYLFPGQEDGHLSAQHVGKLVTAALPAGLSMHKLRHRFATRAFRHGGRNLLAVQRLLGHSSVATTQRYTAVDDDELRAAALAAIDATGQ; this is encoded by the coding sequence GTGACCACCAGCACCGCCACGAATCGGGCGCGCATGGTCCGCCAGCGGTCCCGGCGGCTCGGCCTCCGAATGGTGCAGCGCGGCACGGCGATCACGCTCTACGGCGCCGAGGGCGAGATCACAGCCAAGGGCGATCTCGCGACCATCGAGGCCTACCTTGCCGCCCACGCGCAGCACCGCGCGTCGGGACCGGCGCCAGCGCGCACACCCGTGGCGTGGCAGGAGGCGATCACGGCTTACTGCACCCACCTTGCCGCCGCCGGCCAGTCGATCCGTACGGTGGCGGCTCGGCGTAAAGCCTTGGCGCGGTTGGGTCGCGAGCTGGGGTGTGCGCCCGCCGACGTGACCGCCGAGACGCTCGTGGGGTGGTTCGGCCGGCAGACCTGGAAACCGGAGACCAGGCGGTTCTACCGCGCCGCCGCACACGGTTTTCTCGCATGGGGTCACCAGACCGGCCGTGTTGCGGTCGACCTCGGCGACGCGGTGCCCGCCGTGCGGATACCGCCGTCGGTGCCGAAGCCGGTACCCGACGGCGCCTGGCGGACTGCACTGGCCGCAGTTGGGCCGCGTGAACGGCTCATGCTGCGCCTGGCGGCCGAGGTCGGTCTGCGCCGCCTCGAGGTCGCCCAAGTGCGCGTGAGCGACCTGGAAGACACCCATATCGGGCCAGCGCTGCGCGTGCTCGGCAAGGGCGGACGGACGCGGGTCGTGCCGATCAGCGACGACCTGGCCACCGCGATCCGTCGCGGCGCGGGGGGCCACACTCCAGAGCTCGCCGCGTTCGGAGCCGGTGACGGTTACCTGTTCCCTGGCCAGGAGGACGGGCACCTGAGTGCCCAGCACGTCGGCAAGCTGGTCACCGCGGCGTTGCCGGCAGGCTTGTCGATGCACAAGCTGCGGCACCGCTTCGCCACGCGGGCGTTCCGGCACGGTGGTCGAAATCTGTTGGCGGTGCAACGTCTGCTCGGGCACTCCAGCGTGGCCACGACGCAGCGTTACACCGCGGTGGACGACGACGAGCTACGCGCCGCCGCGTTGGCCGCGATCGACGCGACGGGTCAGTGA
- a CDS encoding helix-turn-helix transcriptional regulator: MTTATVPRLLTEAQVSEMTGLPVASLKTERCRGLGLPYVKFGRRVRYRADDVAAYIAANTITPTPTAAAAE, encoded by the coding sequence ATGACCACCGCCACTGTTCCCCGTCTGCTCACCGAGGCCCAAGTGTCCGAGATGACCGGCCTACCCGTCGCATCGCTGAAAACCGAGCGCTGCCGGGGCCTTGGGCTGCCCTACGTGAAATTCGGCCGGCGGGTCCGATACCGGGCCGATGACGTAGCCGCCTACATCGCCGCCAACACCATCACGCCAACCCCTACTGCCGCCGCCGCTGAATAG
- a CDS encoding AAA family ATPase has translation MLRVTGAEVIKAGASDAQIEALRRLEPTEIGAIREREATEHEAERQRIREGARRINAARDCAVAPPAPVSLADLLGQPDDEQTYRIADLWPTAGRVLLAAPYKAGKSTLVGNVVRALVDGGQFLDRFNVTTVRKVALIDTELDTGMLRRWLRDQGIQNTGAVSVVPLRGALSTFDLTDPTTRSHWARQLAGADVVILDCLRPVLDSLGLSEDKDAGRLLVAFDALLAEIGATEGLVVTHMGHQNERARGDSRLLDWPDALWKIVRGDDADDGTRRSYFSALGRDVDVAEGLLDYDAATRRQTYSGGSRKDSTALAAMPELMDLVRREPGTLSKNAAVKRLMEGQRISQKAARATIDKAISDGAIIATPGPRNSLLLAPAPGDPFDLPGPPSRTDGVE, from the coding sequence GTGCTGCGCGTCACCGGCGCGGAAGTAATCAAAGCCGGCGCTTCCGACGCGCAGATTGAGGCACTGCGCAGGTTGGAACCTACTGAGATCGGTGCCATTCGGGAGCGCGAAGCCACGGAACACGAAGCCGAACGGCAGCGCATCCGCGAGGGTGCCCGCAGAATCAACGCGGCCCGCGATTGTGCGGTCGCGCCGCCCGCGCCGGTCAGCCTCGCCGACCTGCTGGGACAGCCCGACGACGAACAGACCTACCGGATTGCGGACCTGTGGCCCACGGCCGGCCGCGTGTTGCTGGCAGCGCCGTACAAGGCAGGTAAGTCGACCTTGGTCGGCAATGTCGTTCGCGCCCTGGTCGACGGCGGCCAGTTCCTTGACCGGTTCAACGTCACTACGGTGCGCAAGGTCGCGCTCATCGACACTGAGCTCGACACGGGGATGTTGCGCCGCTGGCTACGCGACCAGGGCATCCAAAACACCGGGGCGGTCTCGGTTGTCCCGCTGCGCGGTGCGTTGTCGACATTCGACCTCACCGATCCAACAACCCGGTCACATTGGGCGCGTCAGCTCGCCGGGGCCGACGTTGTGATCCTCGATTGTTTGCGGCCCGTGCTGGACTCCCTCGGGCTGTCCGAGGACAAAGACGCCGGCCGGCTACTGGTGGCCTTCGATGCGCTGCTCGCCGAAATCGGCGCTACCGAGGGCCTGGTGGTCACCCACATGGGTCACCAGAACGAGCGCGCCCGCGGCGACTCGCGGTTGCTCGACTGGCCTGATGCGCTGTGGAAGATCGTCCGCGGCGACGACGCCGACGACGGCACCCGCCGGTCGTATTTCTCCGCGTTGGGTCGTGATGTCGACGTGGCCGAGGGTCTGCTGGACTACGACGCCGCAACACGGCGGCAGACCTATTCGGGTGGCAGCCGCAAGGATTCCACCGCCCTAGCGGCCATGCCTGAGCTGATGGACCTAGTGCGGCGCGAACCGGGCACGCTGTCGAAGAACGCAGCCGTTAAACGTCTGATGGAGGGCCAGCGCATCTCGCAGAAGGCAGCACGGGCAACCATTGACAAGGCGATCAGCGACGGCGCGATCATCGCCACGCCCGGCCCGCGCAATTCCTTGCTTCTTGCGCCAGCACCCGGTGATCCTTTCGACCTACCCGGCCCACCAAGCCGAACCGATGGGGTCGAATGA
- a CDS encoding flagellar hook-length control protein has protein sequence MTAVTKRDAVLAAVGLAEDINAGKIAPDELGRAAAEECRELFGVVVGPDDPLWPLHVDIARQVLALNGVPAGELAEWASVARLRAERVAAALEPPPPSADPGGSGSPDSELHGPEIGPNHLAAQDNADPDRHSDKSGDNRDRPK, from the coding sequence ATGACGGCAGTGACCAAGCGGGATGCCGTGTTGGCAGCGGTCGGGCTGGCCGAGGACATCAACGCGGGCAAGATCGCCCCGGATGAGTTGGGCCGCGCTGCCGCCGAGGAGTGCCGCGAGCTGTTCGGCGTTGTGGTCGGCCCCGATGATCCGCTCTGGCCGCTGCACGTCGACATTGCCCGCCAGGTGCTCGCGCTCAATGGTGTGCCCGCCGGCGAGCTGGCCGAGTGGGCATCGGTGGCCCGCTTGCGGGCTGAGCGCGTCGCAGCGGCACTAGAACCGCCGCCCCCATCCGCTGACCCCGGCGGGTCGGGATCGCCGGACAGCGAGCTACACGGCCCCGAAATCGGGCCGAACCACCTTGCCGCACAGGACAATGCAGACCCCGATAGGCATTCTGATAAATCAGGAGACAACCGTGACAGACCCAAGTAG
- a CDS encoding recombinase family protein, whose protein sequence is MTAPRRRRTAPVGSVIAYTRVSTDEQVASGAGLEAQRAAIAAEADRRGWQVIGWYADEGVSGGKGVECRPGLAAAIEAIEDAEAAVLMVAKTDRVARGLRTLLEVIDRVEAAGGAVVSVDGTIDTSSAAGRFQTQIMGSVAELERALISDRTKAALAVKRAQGVRLGGPSSVPLAVVARIIDGRARGESLTALAAGLNTEGVPTARGGARWYPSTIRAVIHGQDAERLRAERAELAEAEAVA, encoded by the coding sequence ATGACCGCCCCGCGTCGCCGTCGCACCGCCCCGGTCGGTTCGGTCATCGCCTACACCCGAGTCAGCACCGATGAACAGGTCGCCAGCGGGGCCGGTCTGGAGGCGCAGCGCGCAGCCATCGCCGCTGAGGCTGACCGCCGCGGATGGCAAGTGATCGGCTGGTATGCCGATGAGGGGGTCAGCGGTGGTAAGGGTGTGGAGTGCCGCCCCGGCCTTGCCGCTGCTATCGAGGCCATCGAGGACGCCGAAGCCGCAGTGTTGATGGTGGCCAAGACTGACCGGGTGGCCCGTGGTCTGCGGACCTTGCTCGAAGTGATCGACCGCGTCGAGGCCGCGGGCGGTGCCGTCGTCTCGGTCGACGGCACGATCGACACCAGTAGCGCGGCCGGCCGGTTTCAGACGCAGATCATGGGCAGCGTGGCCGAACTCGAACGCGCGTTGATCTCCGACCGGACCAAGGCAGCGCTAGCAGTCAAACGTGCCCAAGGCGTGAGGCTTGGGGGTCCGTCTTCGGTCCCGCTGGCCGTCGTTGCCCGCATCATCGACGGGCGTGCACGCGGTGAATCGCTCACCGCCCTTGCTGCAGGACTCAACACCGAGGGCGTACCGACTGCGCGCGGCGGCGCCAGGTGGTACCCGAGCACGATCCGGGCCGTCATTCACGGGCAGGACGCCGAACGACTGCGCGCCGAACGCGCCGAGCTGGCTGAGGCCGAGGCGGTCGCATGA